From Halotia branconii CENA392, the proteins below share one genomic window:
- a CDS encoding DUF3598 family protein, producing the protein MSNIREEMPVLARHEGDWAGTYTLVDIAGKILDQYESHLTCQFPENSPYPYYQINRYKWSDGKKEEYEFPGMYSDKKLLFDTERIQGKAWEADDSVVILWFSYKTSPEMNLYEMIYISPDNNYRARTWHWFKNHQIFQRTLIQEERLR; encoded by the coding sequence ATGTCTAATATCCGAGAAGAAATGCCTGTGCTTGCCCGTCACGAAGGAGATTGGGCAGGTACATACACATTAGTTGATATAGCAGGAAAAATTCTCGATCAATATGAGTCTCACTTAACTTGCCAATTTCCCGAAAATAGTCCCTATCCCTATTATCAAATCAATCGTTACAAGTGGTCTGATGGGAAAAAAGAGGAATATGAATTTCCAGGAATGTATAGTGATAAAAAGCTTTTATTTGATACTGAGCGCATTCAAGGTAAAGCTTGGGAAGCAGATGATTCTGTGGTAATTTTATGGTTTTCATATAAAACAAGCCCAGAAATGAATTTATATGAAATGATTTATATCAGTCCAGATAATAACTATCGCGCTCGTACTTGGCACTGGTTTAAAAATCATCAAATCTTTCAGCGCACCCTAATTCAAGAAGAACGACTACGATAG
- the hisS gene encoding histidine--tRNA ligase translates to MAKADKINFSTPSGFPEFLPSEKRLELSLLDTIRRVFESYGFTPIETPAVERLEVLQAKGNQGDNIIYGIDPILPPNRQAEKEKAGETGSEARALKFDQTVPLAAYIARHLNELTFPFARYQMDVVFRGERAKDGRFRQFRQCDIDVVARRELSLLYDAQMPAIITEIFEAVNIGDFLICINNRKILTGFFQSLGIAETKIKTCVGIIDNLEKIGEFKVKQELEKEGISREQTQKIIDFIKIDGNIDEVLDKLKHLAQNLPDAEQFSLGVSELETVIIGVRNLGVSENRFCIDLAIARGLDYYTGTVYETTLLGHEALGSICSGGRYEELVGTFLGEKMPGVGISIGLTRLISRLLKAGILNTLSATPAQVMVVNMQEDLMPIYLQVSQQLRKAGINVVTSFDKKGLGKQFQLADKQGIQFCVIIGSEEAAAQKSSLKDLKSGEQVEVELANLTEEVKRRLQ, encoded by the coding sequence ATGGCAAAAGCAGACAAAATAAATTTCTCTACTCCTAGTGGTTTTCCAGAATTTCTTCCTAGCGAAAAACGTTTAGAATTATCTTTACTAGATACTATTCGTAGGGTTTTTGAAAGTTACGGATTTACACCCATCGAAACTCCGGCAGTCGAGAGATTAGAAGTATTACAAGCTAAAGGCAATCAAGGCGACAATATTATTTATGGTATTGACCCAATCTTACCACCAAATCGTCAAGCCGAAAAAGAGAAAGCGGGTGAAACTGGTTCAGAAGCCAGAGCTTTAAAGTTTGACCAAACAGTTCCATTAGCAGCTTATATTGCCCGTCACCTCAATGAATTAACTTTTCCCTTTGCTCGTTATCAAATGGATGTTGTGTTTCGTGGCGAACGGGCAAAAGATGGACGTTTTCGCCAGTTTCGTCAGTGTGATATTGATGTAGTCGCACGTCGTGAACTCAGCTTATTATATGATGCTCAAATGCCAGCAATTATCACTGAAATATTTGAAGCAGTAAATATTGGTGATTTTCTCATCTGCATCAATAATCGTAAAATTCTCACAGGTTTCTTTCAGTCATTAGGAATTGCAGAAACCAAAATTAAAACCTGTGTTGGGATTATTGATAATTTGGAGAAAATCGGTGAATTTAAAGTTAAACAAGAGTTAGAAAAAGAAGGTATTTCCAGAGAACAGACACAAAAAATTATTGATTTTATTAAAATTGATGGCAATATTGACGAAGTATTAGATAAGCTCAAGCACCTTGCTCAAAATCTGCCAGATGCAGAGCAATTCAGCTTGGGAGTTTCCGAATTAGAAACAGTAATTATAGGTGTACGTAATTTGGGAGTTTCCGAAAATCGCTTTTGTATTGATTTAGCGATCGCTCGTGGTCTTGATTATTATACAGGTACAGTTTACGAAACCACTTTATTAGGACATGAAGCTTTAGGTAGTATTTGTTCTGGTGGCAGATATGAAGAATTAGTCGGCACATTTTTAGGTGAAAAAATGCCCGGTGTCGGCATTTCTATCGGTTTAACTCGCTTAATTAGTCGCTTACTAAAAGCTGGTATTCTCAACACATTATCTGCCACACCTGCACAAGTGATGGTAGTAAATATGCAAGAAGATTTGATGCCCATTTATCTACAAGTTTCTCAACAACTGCGAAAAGCTGGGATTAATGTTGTAACCAGCTTTGATAAAAAAGGATTGGGTAAACAATTCCAGTTAGCTGATAAACAAGGGATTCAATTTTGTGTAATTATTGGTTCGGAAGAAGCAGCAGCGCAAAAGTCCTCGCTGAAAGATTTGAAATCAGGCGAACAAGTAGAAGTAGAATTGGCTAATTTGACCGAAGAAGTAAAACGTAGGCTGCAATAA
- a CDS encoding DUF5615 family PIN-like protein, translated as MKLLLDENLSDRIIHKIVDLYPDSEHVKTLGMINTDDAMIWEYAKANGFVIVSKDSDFHQRSLLYGHPPKFIYLRVGNCPTSKITQIMRDNLDTIIQFERSETESLLILA; from the coding sequence GTGAAACTGCTTTTGGATGAAAATTTATCCGACCGGATAATTCACAAGATTGTCGATTTGTATCCGGACTCTGAACACGTCAAGACGCTAGGAATGATCAATACAGACGATGCAATGATCTGGGAATATGCAAAGGCGAATGGTTTTGTGATTGTTTCCAAAGATTCTGATTTTCATCAGCGCAGTTTACTCTATGGGCATCCTCCCAAGTTTATTTATCTTCGAGTTGGAAATTGCCCAACATCGAAGATTACTCAAATTATGAGAGATAATCTGGATACGATAATTCAGTTTGAACGTAGCGAAACGGAAAGTCTTCTGATTTTGGCGTAG
- a CDS encoding DUF433 domain-containing protein, which yields MDYQNIITIEPGKRSGKPCIRGMRITVYDILEYLAGGMTEAEILEDFSELTPEDIKACLAFAADRERKLFVASL from the coding sequence ATGGACTACCAAAACATCATCACAATTGAGCCTGGAAAGCGTAGTGGCAAGCCGTGTATTCGGGGAATGAGAATCACTGTATATGACATCTTAGAATATTTGGCAGGTGGGATGACCGAAGCGGAGATTTTAGAAGATTTTTCTGAACTTACTCCGGAGGATATCAAAGCGTGTCTTGCTTTTGCTGCCGATCGTGAGAGAAAGTTATTCGTAGCATCATTGTGA
- a CDS encoding RidA family protein encodes MNTREVIIPQGMEILYEKYHYCPGIKVGNTLYISGQVGRDENLQVVEGVEAQFVQAFENVKKVLTAAGATFDHVVEMITYHVTDASQQQFTIPHLPLFIKVKDQYFTNNFPTWTGVGITALSTPGLIVEIKCTAILEN; translated from the coding sequence TTGAATACTCGTGAAGTTATAATTCCCCAAGGGATGGAAATTTTATACGAAAAGTATCACTATTGCCCTGGCATTAAAGTAGGCAATACATTATATATCTCAGGACAAGTGGGACGCGATGAAAATTTACAGGTGGTAGAGGGAGTAGAAGCCCAATTCGTCCAGGCTTTCGAGAATGTAAAAAAAGTGCTGACAGCAGCAGGAGCCACTTTTGATCATGTGGTAGAGATGATTACTTACCATGTGACAGATGCTTCACAACAACAATTTACTATTCCACATCTGCCGCTATTTATCAAAGTAAAAGATCAGTATTTTACTAATAATTTCCCGACTTGGACAGGTGTTGGTATAACTGCTTTATCTACACCAGGGCTAATTGTAGAGATTAAGTGTACAGCAATCTTAGAAAATTAA
- a CDS encoding alpha/beta fold hydrolase, which produces MKQKIKRAFLDTEDGQILYRIGGEGEPLLLLHMNPRSSDEYRELMPILAEHRRVIAMDLMGFGDSDKPPRMYTVADYAKTAIALLDELGIEKTSIMGNHTGAFVSGEIAASYGDRIDKLILGNVAGFGEGGQAELFRRFEEGFNIKEDGGHLMERWLARSRYVGSAELNHRWVLDDLKCFGHPLYAVWAVGNYCLDAPERFRAIKCPTLIIWGIDDVKEFEKLSLAKAGDRYFLSQAIPHGKVVEFDQGTICMMNQIPEEVAQAVIEFLNN; this is translated from the coding sequence ATGAAACAAAAAATTAAACGAGCTTTTTTAGACACAGAAGACGGACAAATTCTTTATCGCATCGGCGGCGAAGGCGAACCTTTGTTATTGCTGCACATGAACCCCCGCAGTAGTGATGAATATCGGGAACTCATGCCTATCCTGGCTGAACACAGACGAGTCATCGCAATGGATTTAATGGGGTTTGGCGATTCGGATAAACCACCGAGAATGTACACAGTTGCCGACTACGCAAAAACAGCGATCGCACTTTTAGATGAATTAGGGATAGAAAAAACCAGCATTATGGGCAACCATACGGGGGCTTTTGTCTCTGGGGAAATTGCCGCTAGTTATGGCGATCGCATTGATAAACTAATCTTAGGTAACGTAGCTGGTTTTGGTGAAGGAGGACAAGCAGAGTTATTTAGGAGATTTGAGGAAGGTTTTAACATTAAAGAAGATGGTGGGCATCTGATGGAAAGATGGTTAGCCCGTTCTCGATATGTAGGCTCTGCCGAATTAAATCACCGTTGGGTTTTAGACGATTTAAAATGTTTTGGTCATCCTTTGTATGCAGTTTGGGCTGTTGGCAATTACTGTTTAGATGCACCAGAAAGATTTCGTGCTATTAAGTGTCCAACTCTGATTATTTGGGGAATAGATGATGTCAAGGAATTTGAAAAACTGAGTTTAGCCAAAGCTGGCGATCGCTATTTTCTTTCGCAAGCAATTCCTCATGGCAAAGTCGTTGAATTTGATCAAGGAACAATTTGTATGATGAATCAAATACCAGAAGAAGTAGCGCAGGCAGTAATCGAATTTCTGAACAATTAA
- a CDS encoding type II toxin-antitoxin system HigB family toxin, which produces MHVISRRILREFCKAHADACDALYDWYRVTTKAEWKNLVEVQAIYPKAEAVGNFTVFNIKGNKYRLIVSHCVAVSPALREGFPPQVTGEPGGGFPPL; this is translated from the coding sequence ATGCACGTTATTAGCCGCAGGATTTTGCGGGAGTTTTGTAAAGCACACGCAGATGCCTGTGATGCACTCTATGATTGGTATAGGGTGACAACCAAAGCCGAATGGAAAAATCTGGTTGAAGTCCAGGCTATTTATCCAAAAGCAGAAGCTGTCGGTAACTTCACTGTATTTAATATTAAAGGAAATAAATACCGTTTAATTGTGAGCCACTGCGTTGCGGTGAGTCCAGCACTGCGGGAGGGTTTCCCTCCGCAGGTGACTGGCGAACCCGGAGGGGGGTTCCCCCCGTTGTAG
- a CDS encoding helix-turn-helix domain-containing protein, giving the protein MTRTFNPESYGKLLAEYRPKIITTEEENEQAIALAQNLEHRPNRTPEEERLLELLVTLIEKFEDTHYPIPQGTPHSMLIHLMDARDITTEALAEVIGSLEVALQIVNGDRTISKTQAEVLADYFHVDASLFT; this is encoded by the coding sequence ATGACCCGTACTTTTAATCCTGAATCTTACGGTAAATTGCTAGCCGAGTATCGACCAAAAATAATTACTACAGAAGAAGAAAACGAACAAGCGATCGCACTTGCCCAAAATTTAGAGCATCGCCCCAATCGTACACCAGAAGAAGAGAGGCTGTTAGAACTGTTAGTGACATTAATTGAGAAGTTTGAAGACACTCATTACCCAATTCCTCAAGGTACGCCCCATTCAATGTTGATACATCTAATGGACGCACGCGATATTACGACCGAAGCATTAGCTGAGGTAATTGGTTCATTGGAAGTTGCTTTGCAAATTGTCAATGGCGATCGCACCATTAGTAAAACTCAAGCAGAAGTGCTTGCGGACTATTTTCATGTAGATGCCAGTTTATTTACCTAG
- a CDS encoding pentapeptide repeat-containing protein, whose product MRKRLSQIWQNIRQSFSVEESVNTAIEGSQAILEAAKTLQEQGASLAVLKPVLQNSSSFLDVLCSPMAQVIGAGLPFVPMGIALLKLTRDVTKQNLTLEDCVLIVSQAAYLESAKEILRQYPDIDWDAKLDAQAVEKQLKKLKDVELDYESASQVINCFHQSPLAEAFNQVLLARLTAVPSSSSQLLVQRIANNTHRYILKAWVEAGDVVRNIMQPSFEDWQREQKRFHDIDDYLKNHIAKKPLDTVFDESFSFQDIYVPLKAKPVEKNGNVDEKADSFSLEVWARTNLLNLDNLDKVMFIQGGPGRGKSVFCRMFANLVRQHFYPVWIPILIRLRDIDNFAVRLENTLEAELKLGFIQDHKNWLTNPNTRFLFILDGFDELHIEARNNLNLEAFIKQVAGFQKECKDYREMGHRVIITGRAMALQGIPYLPPNLERVEIVAMNEQLQAQWFEKWEAVQVNQGESAAFQQFLHSNKCPDEVKQLAQEPLLLYLLAAMYRDGKLDIDKLEQASDDRTAKIIVYQEALIWVLTKQRAERDGTNINLELTQQKPEDLKRILIEAAVCVVQSGGAFAAMSMLEARLQADETAKAFLDKAKQKLGDDALKTALAAFYIRPTEKQAGGAEFFHKSFSEFLFAERLKARLKTWTQYYDAEEGRQPIVLESSMNWEIYDLLGYGGLTPEIVDYLMGLLIENQNFPWVELFKRLDKFYSKWCEGKFIDSAAETLPQKKLRQLQNEKITGLGQRQVDVYAGLNVMILLLELHRYAQAKDDLKTQIIFYPSGQPQADTLTVRLLRIINYSDGLKLWNFINVVGQFLSGANLSGAFLSGANLIGADLRDADLSGANLNGADLSGAHLIRANLNGADLGGANLISTDLSDADLSGADLNGADLSRANLSGANLISANLNDADLSDADLSGANLSGANLSGANLSGANLSGANLISANLSDANLSGTDLSYADLSYADLSGTDLSGTDLSYADLSYADLSDQRWGDIRWDENTKWEGVRGLDMAVNVPAKLKQQLGIG is encoded by the coding sequence ATGCGTAAACGCCTATCGCAAATTTGGCAGAATATTCGGCAATCATTCTCTGTAGAGGAGAGTGTAAATACGGCTATTGAAGGTAGTCAGGCAATTTTAGAAGCTGCAAAAACTCTGCAAGAACAGGGTGCTAGTTTAGCGGTGTTAAAGCCTGTGCTACAAAATTCATCTTCTTTTTTAGATGTGTTGTGTTCGCCGATGGCGCAGGTAATTGGTGCAGGTTTGCCGTTTGTGCCAATGGGTATCGCTTTACTCAAGTTGACTCGTGATGTAACTAAGCAAAATCTAACTTTAGAAGACTGTGTTTTAATAGTTAGTCAGGCTGCTTATTTAGAAAGTGCTAAAGAAATTTTACGGCAATACCCGGATATTGATTGGGATGCTAAGTTAGATGCTCAAGCAGTTGAGAAACAATTAAAAAAACTCAAGGATGTGGAATTAGATTATGAGAGTGCCAGTCAAGTAATTAATTGTTTCCATCAATCACCATTAGCAGAGGCATTTAATCAAGTATTACTCGCTAGATTAACAGCAGTTCCATCAAGTTCATCTCAGCTTTTAGTACAACGTATTGCTAATAATACTCACCGCTACATTCTTAAAGCCTGGGTAGAAGCTGGGGATGTTGTTAGAAATATCATGCAGCCTTCTTTTGAGGATTGGCAGCGAGAACAGAAAAGGTTTCACGATATAGACGATTATTTAAAAAATCATATTGCTAAAAAACCATTAGATACAGTTTTTGATGAAAGCTTTAGTTTTCAAGATATTTATGTACCTCTCAAGGCTAAACCAGTAGAAAAAAATGGCAATGTAGATGAAAAAGCTGATTCTTTTTCTTTAGAAGTCTGGGCGAGAACAAATCTGCTGAATCTAGATAACTTAGATAAGGTGATGTTTATCCAAGGGGGACCAGGAAGAGGTAAAAGTGTATTTTGTCGGATGTTTGCGAATTTAGTCCGGCAACATTTTTATCCCGTCTGGATACCTATATTAATTCGCTTGCGGGATATTGATAATTTTGCAGTTCGCTTAGAAAACACTCTAGAGGCAGAATTAAAACTTGGCTTTATTCAAGACCATAAAAACTGGCTGACTAATCCTAATACACGGTTTTTATTTATCCTGGATGGGTTTGATGAATTACATATTGAAGCCAGAAATAATCTCAATTTAGAAGCATTTATTAAACAAGTAGCAGGATTTCAGAAGGAATGTAAAGATTATCGGGAAATGGGGCATCGTGTGATTATCACTGGTAGAGCAATGGCTTTACAAGGTATCCCGTATTTACCACCAAATTTAGAACGCGTGGAGATTGTCGCAATGAATGAACAACTCCAAGCCCAATGGTTTGAGAAATGGGAAGCGGTACAGGTTAATCAAGGTGAATCTGCTGCATTTCAACAATTTTTACACAGCAATAAATGTCCTGATGAAGTTAAGCAACTAGCTCAAGAACCGCTATTACTTTACTTGTTAGCGGCAATGTATCGAGATGGAAAATTAGATATTGATAAATTAGAACAAGCTAGCGATGACCGCACTGCTAAAATTATTGTTTATCAAGAGGCCTTAATTTGGGTGCTTACTAAGCAGCGTGCTGAACGTGATGGCACTAATATAAATCTTGAGTTAACCCAACAAAAACCAGAAGATTTAAAACGCATTCTCATAGAAGCGGCTGTTTGTGTAGTGCAGTCTGGTGGTGCATTTGCGGCAATGTCAATGTTAGAAGCACGTTTGCAAGCAGATGAAACAGCTAAGGCTTTTCTTGATAAAGCCAAACAAAAACTTGGTGATGATGCTCTCAAAACTGCTTTGGCTGCATTTTATATTCGTCCTACGGAAAAACAAGCGGGAGGTGCTGAGTTTTTCCATAAAAGTTTTAGTGAGTTTCTGTTTGCTGAACGTCTAAAAGCACGACTCAAAACTTGGACACAATATTACGACGCAGAGGAAGGGAGACAGCCGATTGTTCTTGAATCCTCAATGAATTGGGAAATCTATGATTTACTTGGTTACGGTGGGTTAACACCAGAAATTGTTGATTATTTGATGGGGTTGTTAATTGAAAATCAAAATTTCCCCTGGGTGGAGTTATTTAAACGGTTAGACAAGTTTTATAGCAAATGGTGTGAAGGTAAATTTATTGATTCAGCTGCGGAGACTTTACCCCAGAAGAAGTTACGACAATTGCAAAATGAGAAAATTACAGGATTAGGTCAGCGTCAGGTAGATGTTTATGCAGGGTTGAATGTGATGATTCTGCTTTTGGAGTTACATCGCTATGCACAAGCAAAAGATGACCTGAAAACACAAATCATCTTTTATCCATCTGGTCAACCACAAGCAGATACTCTGACAGTGCGACTACTCCGCATCATCAATTACAGTGATGGCTTAAAGTTATGGAATTTTATTAATGTAGTTGGGCAATTCCTCAGTGGCGCAAACCTCAGTGGCGCATTCCTTAGTGGCGCAAACCTCATTGGCGCAGACCTCAGAGACGCAGACCTCAGTGGCGCAAACCTCAATGGCGCAGACCTCAGTGGCGCACACCTCATTCGCGCAAACCTCAATGGCGCAGACCTCGGAGGCGCAAACCTCATAAGCACAGACCTCAGTGACGCAGACCTCAGTGGCGCAGACCTCAATGGCGCAGACCTCAGTCGCGCAAACCTCAGTGGCGCAAACCTCATAAGCGCAAACCTCAATGACGCAGACCTCAGTGACGCAGACCTCAGTGGCGCAAACCTCAGTGGCGCAAACCTCAGTGGCGCAAACCTCAGTGGCGCAAACCTCAGTGGCGCAAACCTCATAAGCGCAAACCTCAGTGACGCAAACCTCAGTGGCACAGACCTCAGTTATGCAGACCTCAGTTACGCAGACCTCAGTGGCACAGACCTCAGTGGCACAGACCTCAGTTATGCAGACCTCAGTTACGCAGACCTCAGCGATCAAAGATGGGGAGATATACGTTGGGATGAAAATACAAAATGGGAGGGTGTGCGAGGACTGGATATGGCGGTTAATGTACCAGCAAAGTTAAAGCAACAGTTGGGGATTGGTTAA
- a CDS encoding NF041680 family putative transposase — protein MILTQLEKFRQGIYDSLGKAKDAVFELMDAVLTSPSIPSFVSLSQSPVFRRQWSSIYAALHDSRPPKMLLMKLLVQEVETDEQPFLAGDHSFWARPEAKTLKERTFHGDRGGSIGIGQSYSTLAWIPEADGSWALPLKHERITTFETPTSKAAFQLKLVTRELGTRPLAAYDRGYGNAKFVQATEEINADLLLRLASNRCVWGTPGTYKGRGAPCKHGHKFKLNDPQTWPEATETLEVEDPKVGRVKVMRWSGFHFLQSPNRAMEIIRVEVLQPVGRNRKFQPLWLAWLGQTMPPLENLWQKYLCRFALEHWYRFAKQRLYWTQPQLSSTRAAERWSDLMPLLTWQLWFARVACIDSPLPWQSTQDKLSPGRVAQAFPLILATIGTPAQPPKTQGLSPGRAQGHQPPQRPRYLTVKKHASKKPKTEESLKNANLTAA, from the coding sequence ATGATCCTGACACAACTAGAAAAATTCCGCCAAGGTATCTACGATAGTTTGGGGAAGGCCAAAGATGCAGTATTTGAATTGATGGATGCAGTATTGACAAGTCCGAGTATCCCATCATTTGTAAGCTTGTCACAAAGCCCAGTATTTCGACGGCAATGGTCGAGCATTTATGCAGCACTACATGATAGTCGTCCACCGAAAATGTTGCTGATGAAGCTACTGGTACAGGAGGTAGAGACGGATGAACAGCCATTTCTAGCAGGAGATCATAGCTTTTGGGCAAGACCAGAAGCGAAGACACTAAAAGAAAGAACTTTTCATGGGGATAGAGGGGGGAGCATAGGCATCGGACAAAGTTACAGTACGTTAGCGTGGATACCAGAGGCGGATGGGAGTTGGGCATTACCGTTGAAACATGAACGGATAACCACCTTTGAAACGCCAACGAGTAAAGCCGCATTCCAACTAAAACTTGTCACCCGTGAGTTAGGCACTAGACCACTTGCAGCTTATGACCGAGGCTACGGCAACGCCAAATTTGTCCAAGCCACGGAGGAGATTAACGCAGACCTATTGTTGCGTTTAGCATCTAACCGATGTGTATGGGGTACACCCGGTACTTATAAAGGACGAGGCGCACCATGTAAACATGGTCACAAGTTTAAGCTCAATGACCCCCAAACTTGGCCAGAGGCAACTGAAACTCTGGAAGTTGAAGACCCGAAAGTTGGTCGAGTGAAAGTAATGCGTTGGAGTGGATTTCATTTCCTTCAGTCCCCAAACCGGGCAATGGAAATCATTCGCGTCGAGGTACTCCAACCAGTAGGACGTAATCGGAAGTTTCAACCTTTATGGCTAGCTTGGTTGGGTCAGACAATGCCTCCATTAGAGAATCTCTGGCAAAAATACCTATGCCGCTTTGCTTTAGAGCATTGGTATCGATTTGCCAAGCAGAGGTTATATTGGACACAGCCTCAATTGAGTTCTACTCGGGCCGCAGAGCGATGGAGTGACTTGATGCCCCTGCTAACTTGGCAACTCTGGTTCGCAAGAGTTGCCTGTATTGATTCCCCCTTGCCCTGGCAATCGACTCAGGATAAACTGTCTCCAGGACGTGTAGCACAAGCCTTTCCTCTAATTTTAGCCACTATTGGCACTCCTGCTCAACCCCCGAAAACTCAAGGGTTATCACCTGGGCGTGCCCAAGGGCATCAGCCACCTCAACGTCCCCGTTATCTCACTGTCAAAAAACACGCATCTAAAAAACCTAAAACCGAAGAATCACTTAAGAACGCTAATCTAACTGCTGCTTAG
- a CDS encoding strawberry notch C-terminal domain-containing protein, translating to MKIDLPPLRQFLNRLLALRIRMQNLIFERFELLLSQQIETAIANGVFEVGVETLRAERFTVVSCETVYTHPETGSVTNYLKVERVQKNNIQTAIEAVEFATQHHGQLMVNEKSGNAAVSIPTHSFFDSEGGVVPRVLLMQPHKETRVPVDKLESSTWRQVSKGEFVAAWSKQVDELPKFTTD from the coding sequence ATGAAAATTGACCTGCCACCGCTACGTCAGTTCCTCAATCGTCTGCTGGCTTTGAGGATAAGAATGCAGAATCTCATTTTCGAGAGGTTTGAATTACTGCTGAGTCAACAGATTGAAACTGCGATCGCAAATGGTGTGTTTGAAGTGGGTGTAGAAACTCTACGCGCAGAACGGTTTACTGTTGTAAGTTGTGAGACAGTGTATACTCACCCTGAGACTGGTAGTGTAACCAATTATCTTAAGGTGGAGCGTGTTCAAAAGAACAACATTCAAACTGCTATTGAAGCGGTTGAGTTTGCAACTCAGCACCACGGGCAACTCATGGTGAATGAGAAATCTGGTAATGCAGCCGTGTCAATTCCTACTCATAGTTTCTTCGACTCTGAGGGTGGTGTTGTGCCACGGGTTTTACTTATGCAACCACACAAGGAAACTCGTGTCCCAGTTGATAAGTTGGAATCGTCTACTTGGAGGCAGGTTTCTAAGGGCGAGTTTGTTGCGGCGTGGTCAAAACAAGTGGATGAACTGCCCAAGTTCACTACTGACTAG
- a CDS encoding IS630 family transposase: MPQYLEVIKKHVIEPKDKHKEIRYWCGDESRVGLKTELGRLITLCGIKPIGIMQWKRENFYLYGLVEPLTGEYYIWEFSHLNTACFNIFLEQFAATYPEDIHILQLDNGAFHLSQTLKIPENIILLFQPPHTPQVNPIERLWEEVKRNLSWECFANLDELRTVIWQRLEELNTSIVANITGWGFILDALFVSGFS; encoded by the coding sequence CTGCCACAATACCTAGAAGTTATAAAAAAACACGTCATAGAGCCAAAAGATAAACATAAAGAAATTAGATACTGGTGTGGTGATGAAAGCCGTGTAGGATTAAAAACAGAATTAGGAAGACTGATCACGCTTTGTGGCATTAAACCTATTGGCATCATGCAATGGAAACGAGAAAATTTCTATTTATATGGTTTAGTAGAGCCGTTAACTGGTGAGTATTATATTTGGGAATTCTCTCATCTCAACACAGCTTGCTTCAATATCTTTTTAGAACAGTTTGCAGCTACGTATCCGGAAGATATACACATACTTCAATTAGACAATGGTGCTTTTCATTTAAGCCAGACTCTTAAAATTCCAGAAAATATTATTTTATTATTTCAACCTCCACATACTCCCCAAGTCAATCCCATTGAACGTTTATGGGAAGAAGTAAAAAGGAATTTAAGTTGGGAATGCTTTGCTAATTTGGACGAGTTAAGAACAGTTATTTGGCAACGTCTTGAGGAATTAAACACATCAATTGTTGCGAATATTACAGGTTGGGGTTTTATTCTGGATGCTTTATTTGTATCAGGCTTTTCGTGA
- a CDS encoding helix-turn-helix domain-containing protein produces MVGVTKVEIKESVQQLHELLVKQKTASSRERVQALYLLKMGQVRTVQDAAFVVGRERVTVQRWLKTYTESGINGLLSTKKSPGRPPIIDGSTKEQLLKELEQPFGFKSYEEIRTWLKAVQGVRASYKVVHDTVRYRMKAKLKVPRAVGIKHNEEAELEFKKNCHNT; encoded by the coding sequence ATGGTTGGAGTCACCAAAGTCGAAATAAAAGAATCAGTCCAACAGTTGCATGAACTGCTCGTCAAACAGAAAACAGCATCAAGCCGTGAACGAGTTCAAGCTTTGTATTTACTGAAAATGGGGCAAGTAAGAACGGTACAGGATGCAGCTTTTGTCGTAGGCAGAGAAAGAGTGACAGTGCAAAGATGGTTAAAAACATATACAGAGTCGGGAATAAACGGTCTATTGTCAACAAAAAAAAGTCCAGGGCGACCGCCAATTATTGATGGTTCGACCAAAGAACAACTTTTAAAAGAACTTGAACAGCCATTTGGATTTAAAAGCTATGAAGAAATCCGAACATGGTTGAAAGCGGTTCAAGGTGTGAGAGCGTCGTATAAAGTAGTACATGATACAGTACGCTATCGAATGAAAGCGAAGTTAAAAGTACCAAGAGCAGTAGGGATAAAACACAATGAAGAAGCAGAATTAGAATTTAAAAAAAACTGCCACAATACCTAG